The proteins below are encoded in one region of Micromonospora yangpuensis:
- a CDS encoding beta-ketoacyl-ACP synthase III → MTGRPRTDRAAVITGLGGWLPPRVVTNDDLAAHLDTSDEWIRSRTGIARRHVVDPGTGTATLAVEAGAAALKSAGGGDVDSVIVATTTPDRPCPATAPQVAARLGLGAVAAHDVSAVCTGFVYGLATAVGQIAAGIADRVLVIGAEAFSTIVNPRDRHTAVIFADGAGAVVVRAGAPDEPGAVGPCVLGSDGDLADLITVPAGGSAQRSTGRPAPPEDHYFQMRGRDVYRHAVERTTAAAQTALDRAGWRAADVDRLMPHQANARICAAVAERLGIGPDRQASNIERVGNTAAASIPLLMVDAAAEGSLAPGDRVLLAAFGGGATWGATTLTWPVLPAV, encoded by the coding sequence ATGACCGGCCGGCCGCGAACCGACCGGGCCGCGGTGATCACCGGGCTGGGCGGTTGGTTGCCGCCCCGGGTGGTCACCAACGACGACCTGGCCGCCCACCTGGACACCTCCGACGAGTGGATCCGCAGCCGGACCGGGATCGCCCGCCGGCACGTGGTCGACCCGGGCACCGGCACCGCGACGCTTGCCGTCGAGGCGGGCGCGGCGGCGCTGAAGTCCGCCGGGGGTGGCGACGTCGACTCGGTCATCGTGGCGACCACCACCCCGGACCGGCCGTGCCCGGCCACGGCACCGCAGGTCGCGGCGCGACTGGGCCTGGGTGCGGTGGCGGCGCACGACGTGTCGGCGGTCTGCACCGGTTTCGTCTACGGGCTGGCCACGGCGGTCGGTCAGATCGCCGCCGGGATCGCCGACCGGGTACTGGTCATCGGGGCGGAGGCGTTCTCCACGATCGTCAACCCGCGGGACCGGCACACCGCAGTGATCTTCGCCGACGGGGCGGGCGCCGTGGTGGTCCGCGCCGGCGCGCCGGACGAGCCCGGTGCCGTCGGTCCGTGTGTGCTCGGCAGCGACGGCGACCTCGCCGACCTGATCACCGTCCCGGCCGGTGGGTCGGCGCAGCGCTCCACCGGGCGACCGGCACCGCCGGAGGACCACTACTTCCAGATGCGCGGCCGGGACGTCTACCGGCACGCGGTGGAACGGACCACGGCCGCGGCCCAGACCGCCCTGGATCGGGCCGGCTGGCGGGCGGCCGACGTCGACCGGCTCATGCCGCACCAGGCCAACGCCCGGATCTGCGCCGCGGTGGCCGAGCGGCTGGGGATCGGCCCGGACCGGCAGGCGTCCAACATCGAGCGGGTCGGCAACACGGCGGCGGCGTCCATCCCGCTGCTGATGGTCGATGCCGCCGCGGAGGGCTCCCTCGCCCCCGGCGACCGGGTCCTGCTCGCGGCCTTCGGCGGCGGAGCGACCTGGGGCGCCACCACCCTCACCTGGCCCGTGCTGCCCGCCGTCTGA
- a CDS encoding VlmB-like protein — translation MTGTVPREADWDQAPTLLDGAMNLNLTAQQCHLGYWFAAVAQGTLRGRAETGHAPQAVTPEHMRRPGPLRDALMMELGYRSVAEEKATRILAHYVAQAPDIPELEFYTTQLVDEARHSMVFRNHLVELGVPQDELTKTIAEMSHDYTREILEPVEEFAVRTVRDEGDFIGGVAIFTIVIEGVLAPAAELSERKWQVLDPAASEIARGASIDEIRHLSVGSSILKDHLARHPEYRPRLLEILRLGRQLWEQLPEEAYIMRREELFQEGLAQHADLVGDYEVWPGRRLLDTTGAERYATAEKWTDEMAVVRLRYMGVPEALPVLGLAG, via the coding sequence ATGACCGGCACCGTTCCGCGCGAGGCGGACTGGGACCAGGCGCCTACCCTGCTCGACGGCGCGATGAACCTCAACCTGACCGCGCAGCAGTGCCACCTCGGTTACTGGTTCGCCGCGGTGGCGCAGGGCACCCTGCGTGGCCGGGCCGAGACCGGCCACGCGCCGCAGGCCGTCACGCCGGAGCACATGCGCCGACCCGGGCCGCTGCGCGACGCCCTGATGATGGAGCTGGGTTACCGCTCCGTCGCCGAGGAGAAGGCGACCCGCATCCTGGCGCACTACGTCGCCCAGGCCCCCGACATCCCCGAGCTGGAGTTCTACACCACCCAACTCGTCGACGAGGCCCGGCACTCGATGGTCTTCCGCAACCACCTGGTGGAGCTGGGGGTGCCGCAGGACGAACTGACCAAGACCATCGCCGAGATGTCGCACGACTACACCCGGGAGATCCTCGAACCGGTGGAGGAGTTCGCCGTCCGGACCGTCCGGGACGAGGGCGACTTCATCGGCGGGGTCGCCATCTTCACCATCGTCATCGAGGGCGTCCTGGCTCCCGCCGCCGAGCTCAGCGAACGCAAGTGGCAGGTCCTCGACCCGGCGGCGAGCGAGATCGCCCGGGGAGCGTCGATCGACGAGATCCGTCACCTCAGCGTGGGCAGCTCGATCCTCAAGGACCACCTGGCCCGGCACCCGGAGTACCGGCCCCGGCTGCTGGAGATCCTGCGTCTCGGCCGACAGTTGTGGGAGCAGCTTCCCGAGGAGGCGTACATCATGCGGCGGGAGGAGCTGTTCCAGGAGGGCCTGGCCCAGCACGCGGACCTGGTCGGCGACTACGAGGTCTGGCCGGGACGCCGGCTGCTGGACACCACCGGAGCCGAGCGGTACGCCACCGCCGAGAAGTGGACCGACGAGATGGCGGTGGTCCGCCTGCGCTACATGGGGGTGCCCGAGGCGCTCCCCGTCCTGGGGCTGGCCGGATGA
- a CDS encoding acyl carrier protein — protein sequence MYEQLKAIMVSKFQLDPAEVVPGVTLKDLELDSLDMVELSLVVEKELGVSVSDDELIEAADVAAVVALIEARRVRV from the coding sequence ATGTACGAGCAGCTGAAGGCGATCATGGTCAGCAAGTTCCAGCTCGATCCGGCCGAGGTCGTCCCGGGGGTGACCCTCAAGGATCTCGAACTGGACTCCCTGGACATGGTGGAACTCAGCCTCGTGGTGGAGAAGGAGCTGGGCGTCTCCGTCTCCGACGACGAGCTGATCGAGGCGGCCGACGTCGCCGCCGTCGTCGCACTCATCGAGGCGCGACGGGTGCGGGTCTGA
- a CDS encoding beta-ketoacyl-[acyl-carrier-protein] synthase family protein — translation MRSAEIVVTGLGLVTPAGIGVDATWDRVCAGTPTAAPDAALAGGPVDFSCRVPDSPAAPLLPPRRARRMDRFVQFAVVAAHEAVADAGLDPSRWDGARVGIVLGCADGGPATVEQQHRVLLAEGPGQVSSLLLPMQLPNMVAGQLAIELGATGPNLVVATACASGATAIGLARDLLLLDRCDIVLTGGTEAMITPLVMAGFAQMGALSRRREDPAAAARPFDVARDGFVAGEGAGVLVLERRPDAVARRVRVRARIAGAGSSADAHHVTAPDPQGRGAEAAIRAALVQAGVTGAEVDHVNAHGTGTPLNDLVESQVVHRVIGRHTLVTSTKAVTGHLFGAAGAVETALAVLTVEQGMVPPTANLDDPDPRIEVEVAQKPTPRRVDLAVSTSLGFGGQNAAVLVGRA, via the coding sequence ATGCGGTCGGCGGAGATCGTGGTCACCGGCCTCGGTCTGGTGACCCCGGCCGGGATCGGGGTCGACGCCACCTGGGACCGGGTCTGCGCCGGGACGCCGACCGCCGCCCCCGACGCGGCACTGGCCGGGGGCCCGGTGGACTTCTCCTGCCGGGTGCCGGACTCGCCCGCCGCGCCCCTGCTGCCGCCGCGCCGGGCCCGGCGGATGGACCGCTTCGTGCAGTTCGCGGTCGTGGCCGCGCACGAGGCGGTCGCCGACGCCGGGCTCGACCCGAGCCGGTGGGACGGCGCCCGGGTGGGGATCGTGCTGGGCTGCGCCGACGGCGGGCCGGCCACGGTGGAACAGCAGCACCGGGTGCTGCTGGCCGAGGGCCCCGGTCAGGTGTCGTCGCTGCTGCTGCCGATGCAACTGCCGAACATGGTCGCCGGCCAGCTTGCCATCGAGCTGGGCGCGACCGGGCCGAACCTCGTCGTGGCGACCGCCTGTGCCTCCGGTGCCACCGCGATCGGTCTGGCCCGGGACCTGCTCCTGCTGGACCGGTGCGACATCGTCCTCACCGGTGGCACCGAAGCCATGATCACTCCGCTGGTGATGGCCGGATTCGCGCAGATGGGGGCGTTGTCGCGGCGGCGCGAGGACCCGGCGGCCGCGGCCCGCCCGTTCGACGTGGCCCGGGACGGCTTCGTGGCCGGTGAGGGAGCCGGCGTGCTGGTCCTGGAGCGCCGGCCCGACGCCGTGGCGCGCCGGGTGCGGGTCCGGGCCCGGATCGCCGGGGCCGGCAGCAGCGCGGACGCCCACCACGTCACCGCCCCCGACCCGCAGGGCCGGGGCGCGGAGGCGGCCATCCGGGCGGCGCTCGTGCAGGCCGGCGTGACCGGGGCCGAGGTGGACCACGTCAACGCACACGGCACCGGAACCCCGCTCAACGACCTCGTCGAGTCCCAGGTGGTGCACCGGGTGATCGGCCGGCACACCCTGGTCACCTCGACCAAGGCCGTCACCGGTCACCTCTTCGGCGCGGCCGGTGCGGTCGAGACCGCCCTGGCGGTGCTCACCGTCGAGCAGGGCATGGTTCCCCCGACCGCCAACCTGGACGACCCCGACCCCCGGATCGAGGTGGAGGTGGCGCAGAAGCCCACCCCCCGGCGGGTCGACCTGGCCGTGAGTACCTCGCTGGGCTTCGGTGGGCAGAACGCCGCGGTGCTGGTGGGCCGGGCGTGA